The Girardinichthys multiradiatus isolate DD_20200921_A chromosome Y, DD_fGirMul_XY1, whole genome shotgun sequence genome has a window encoding:
- the LOC124864732 gene encoding guanine nucleotide-binding protein G(I)/G(S)/G(O) subunit gamma-5-like, whose protein sequence is MDSVMSNNSAANSSLVMAQKAVKQLRLEASVRRLKVSQAAAELKTFCLQNAHKDPLLTGVPSSDNPFRPPKSCVLL, encoded by the exons ATGGACTCGGTCATGTCGAACAACAGTGCGGCCAACAGCAGCTTGGTCATGGCCCAGAAGGCAGTGAAGCAGCTGCGGCTGGAAGCCAGCGTCCGGCGGTTAAAG GTCTCTCAGGCAGCCGCAGAACTGAAGACCTTCTGTTTGCAAAATGCTCACAAAGATCCACTCCTGACTGGGGTACCCTCCAGTGATAACCCATTCAGGCCTCCCAAGTCATGTGTTCTGCTATGA